In Vulpes lagopus strain Blue_001 chromosome 1, ASM1834538v1, whole genome shotgun sequence, a genomic segment contains:
- the RALBP1 gene encoding ralA-binding protein 1 produces MTECFLPPTSSPSEHRRVEHGSGLTRTPSSEEISPTKFPGLYRTGEPSPPHDSLHEPPDIVSDDEKDHGKKKGKFKKKEKRTEGYAAFQEDSSGDEAESPSKMKRSKGIHVFKKPSFSKKKEKDFKIKEKPKEEKHKEEKHKEEKHKEKKSKDLTAADVVKQWKEKKKKKKPIQEPEVPQIDVPNLKPIFGVPLTDAAERTMLYDGIRLPAVFRECVDYVEKYGMKCEGIYRVSGIKSKVDELKAAYDREESPNLEEYEPNTVASLLKQYLRDLPENLLTKELMPRFEEACGRSTESEKVQEFQRLLKELPECNYLLISWLIVHMDHVISKELETKMNIQNISIVLSPTVQISNRVLYVFFTHVEELFGNVVLKQVTKPLRWSNMATMPTLPETQENIKEEIRRQEFLLNCLHRDLQAGIKDLSKEERLWEVQRILTALKRKLREAKRQECETKIAQEIASLSKEDVSKEEMNENEEVINILLAQENEILTEQEELLAMEQFLRRQIASEKEEIERLRAEIAEIQSRQQHGRSETEEYSSDSESESEDEEELQIILEDLQRQNEELEIKNNHLNQAVHEEREAIIELRVQLRLLQLQRARPEPQGQDDDEPPRDGALEVKAAKEQPKAGKEQAKPSPSRDRKETPI; encoded by the exons ATGACTGAGTgcttcctgccccccaccagcAGCCCCAGTGAACACCGCAGGGTGGAGCATGGCAGTGGTCTTACCCGAACCCCCAGCTCTGAGGAGATCAGCCCTACTAAATTTCCTGGATTGTACCGCACCGGCGAGCCCTCGCCTCCCCATGACAGCCTCCATGAACCTCCTGACATAGTATCTGATGATGAGAAAGACcatgggaagaaaaaaggaaaatttaagaaaaaagaaaaaagga CTGAAGGCTATGCTGCCTTTCAGGAAGACAGCTCTGGAGATGAAGCTGAAAGTCCTTCCAAAATGAAGAGGTCCAAGGGAATTCATGTTTTCAAGAAGCCCAgcttttctaaaaagaaagagaaggattttaaaattaaagagaaacccaaagaggaaaaacataaagaagaaaagcacaaagaagagAAACATAAAGAGAAGAAGTCAAAAGACTTGACAGCAGCCGATGTTGTTAAACagtggaaggagaagaagaaaaagaagaagccaaTCCAGGAGCCAGAGGTGCCTCAGATTGATGTTCCGAACCTCAAACCCATCTTTGGAGTCCCTTTGACTGATGCAGCTGAGAGGACCATGCTGTACGATGGCATTCGGCTGCCAGCGGTTTTCCGTGAGTGTGTAGATTACGTGGAGAAGTATGGCATGAAGTGTGAAGGCATCTACAGAGTTTCAG GAATTAAATCAAAGGTGGATGAGCTGAAAGCAGCCTATGACAGAGAGGAGTCTCCAAATTTGGAAGAATATGAGCCTAACACCGTAGCCAGTTTGTTGAAGCAATATTTGCGAGACCTTCCGGAGAATCTGCTTACCAAAGAGCTGATGCCCCGCTTTGAGGAGGCTTGTGGGAGGAGCACAGAGAGCGAGAAGGTGCAGGAATTCCAGCGCTTGCTCAAAGAACTGCCAGAATGTAACTATCTTCTGATTTCTTGGCTGATCGTGCACATGGACCATGTTATCTCGAAGGAactggaaacaaaaatgaatatacagaacatttctatagTGCTCAGCCCAACCGTTCAG attagCAATCGTGTCCTATATGTGTTTTTCACACATGTGGAAGAGCTCTTTGGAAATGTGGTACTAAAGCAAGTGACAAAACCTCTTCGATGGTCTAACATGGCCACTATGCCCACACTGCCAGAGACCCAGGAGAACATCAAGGAGGAGATCAGAAGACAG GAGTTTCTTTTGAATTGTTTACATCGAGATCTGCAGGCTGGGATAAAGGATTTATCTAAAGAAGAAAGATTATGGGAAGTACAAAGAATTTTGACAGCCCTcaaaaggaaactgagagaaGCTAAAAGACAA GAGTGCGAAACAAAGATTGCACAAGAGATCGCCAGTCTTTCAAAAGAGgatgtttccaaagaagaaatgaatgaaaatgaagaagttATAAATATTCTCCTTGCTCAG GAGAATGAGATCCTGACTGAACAGGAAGAGCTTCTAGCCATGGAGCAGTTTCTGCGCCGTCAGATTGcctcagaaaaagaagagattgaACGCCTCAGAGCTGAGATTGCTGAAATTCAGAG CCGTCAGCAGCATGGCCGCAGTGAGACCGAGGAGTACTCCTCCGacagtgagagtgagagtgaggatGAAGAGGAGCTGCAGATCATCCTGGAGGACTTACAGAGGCAGAATGAAGAGCTAGAA ATAAAGAACAATCACTTGAATCAGGCGGTTCACGAGGAGCGGGAGGCCATCATCGAACTGCGGGTACAGCTCCGCCTGTTGCAGCTGCAGCGAGCCAGGCCTGAGCCGCAGGGACAGGACGACGACGAGCCGCCCAGAGACGGCGCCCTGGAGGTGAAGGCAGCTAAGGAGCAGCCGAAGGCAGGCAAGGAGCAGGCCAAGCCGTCACCAagcagagacaggaaggagaCACCCATCTGA